One window of the Bubalus bubalis isolate 160015118507 breed Murrah chromosome 8, NDDB_SH_1, whole genome shotgun sequence genome contains the following:
- the LOC102400980 gene encoding cullin-1-like, with translation MSSDWSQNPSEPSHLGIDELWDNIRAGIQQVYARQSMVKSRYIELYTLLYNHCLYVSPQVQTQSKKEQKLREDENVGFELYKRIKEFLKNHLTNLPKDGEDLMDIGIVKFYTQQWEDYQFSSKVLNGICARLNKHLLNSTNNEGHNVCEIYSLAMVTWRDCLFRPLNKQVTNAVLKLIEKERNGESINTRLISGAIQSYMELGVNEDDQFEAGPMLTVYKEAFESQFLADTERYYTRKSTELLQQNPVTEYMKKVEVLLLEERRRARAYLHQSTKGKLARKCRQVLVEKHLEIFLTEFQNLLNANKSEDLARMYRLIYRIKNGLGEFKKLLETHIHNQGLSAIEECGEAALNDPRMYVEIVLNIHKKYNALVRSAFRNHADFMAALDKACSGFINNNAVTKMAQSPSKSPELLARYCDSLLKKSSKNPEEAELEDTLNHVMTVFKYMDDKDVVQKFYTKMLAKRLVRQNSASDDAEASMISKLKQACGFDYTSKLQRMFQDIGVSKALNAQFKKHLMESEPLDLDFSIHVLSYGWWPFEASCTVLLPSELEPCYRRFTAFYASCYSDRKLSWAYELSEGELVTNYFKNNYTLHASTFQMAILLQYNTEDAYTVQQLTDSTQIKMDIVAQVLQILLKFKLLVLEDKSANVDEVELKPDTLIKLHFGYKSKKLRVNISLPMKIEQKREQETMYKNIEEDRKLLIQAAIVRIMKMRKVVKHQQLLGEVTTQLSSVFKPQISVIKKCIDILIEKEYLERVGDEKDTYSYLA, from the coding sequence ATGTCATCGGACTGGAGCCAGAATCCCAGTGAACCGAGTCATCTTGGCATTGACGAGCTCTGGGATAACATCAGAGCAGGAATCCAGCAAGTGTATGCCAGACAAAGTATGGTGAAATCCAGATACATAGAACTCTACACTCTTCTTTATAACCACTGTTTATATGTGTCCCCTCAAGTCCAGACTCAATCAAAAAAGGAGCAGAAGCTGAGGGAAGATGAGAATGTTGGCTTCGAATTATACAAACGAATTAAAGAATTTTTGAAGAATCACTTGACAAATCTTCCTAAGGACGGAGAAGATTTGATGGATATAGGAATAGTGAAGTTCTATACTCAACAATGGGAAGATTACCAGTTTTCGAGCAAAGTGCTGAATGGGATTTGTGCCCgcctcaataaacatttacttaatAGCACAAATAATGAAGGACACAATGTTTGTGAGATATATTCTCTCGCAATGGTGACTTGGAGAGATTGTCTTTTCAGGCCATTGAATAAACAAGTCACAAATGCTGTTTTAAAACtgattgaaaaggaaagaaatggtgaaTCCATCAATACAAGACTGATAAGTGGTGCTATCCAGTCTTACATGGAACTGGGGGTGAATGAAGATGATCAGTTTGAGGCGGGCCCTATGCTAACAGTGTACAAAGAAGCCTTTGAATCTCAGTTCTTGGCTGACACAGAGAGATATTATACCAGAAAGAGTACTGAATTGTTGCAGCAGAACCCAGTTACTGAATATATGAAAAAGGTGGAGGTTCTTTTGCTGGAGGAGCGGCGGAGGGCCCGGGCCTACCTTCACCAGAGCACCAAGGGCAAGCTAGCCAGGAAATGCAGGCAGGTGCTCGTGGAGAAACACTTGGAGATTTTCCTCACAGAATTCCAGAATTTACTGAACGCCAACAAAAGTGAAGATTTGGCTCGCATGTATAGGCTCATATATAGAATCAAGAATGGCCTAGGAGAATTTAAAAAACTCCTGGAGACACACATTCATAATCAGGGTCTTTCAGCAATTGAGGAGTGTGGAGAAGCTGCTTTAAATGACCCCAGAATGTATGTAGAGATAGTGTTGAATATCCATAAAAAATACAATGCCCTGGTGAGATCAGCATTCAGGAACCATGCTGACTTCATGGCTGCACTGGACAAGGCTTGCAGTGGATTCATAAACAACAATGCAGTTACCAAAATGGCTCAGTCACCCAGTAAATCCCCCGAGTTGCTGGCTCGATACTGTGATTCCTTGTTGAAGAAGAGTTCCAAGAACCCAGAAGAAGCAGAACTAGAAGACACACTTAACCATGTGATGACAGTCTTCAAATATATGGACGACAAAGATGTGGTTCAGAAGTTCTACACGAAAATGCTGGCCAAAAGGCTTGTCCGTCAGAACAGTGCGAGTGACGATGCTGAAGCAAGCATGATCTCTAAGTTAAAGCAAGCTTGTGGTTTTGACTATACCTCCAAACTTCAGCGGATGTTTCAAGACATTGGTGTAAGCAAAGCTTTGAATGCACAGTTCAAAAAGCACCTGATGGAATCAGAGCCTTTGGACTTAGATTTCAGTATTCATGTTCTGAGTTACGGATGGTGGCCCTTTGAGGCATCTTGTACAGTTCTCTTGCCATCAGAGCTGGAACCATGTTATCGGCGCTTCACAGCATTTTATGCCAGCTGTTACAGTGACAGAAAATTGTCATGGGCATATGAGCTGTCTGAAGGAGAATTAGTAACAAACTACTTCAAAAACAACTACACTTTGCATGCATCTACATTCCAGATGGCCATCCTGCTCCAGTACAACACGGAAGATGCTTACACCGTTCAACAGCTGACGGACAGCACTCAGATCAAAATGGACATTGTGGCACAAGTCTTACagattttattgaagtttaaGTTACTGGTTTTGGAAGACAAAAGTGCAAATGTTGATGAGGTGGAATTGAAACCAGACACcttaataaaattacattttggtTATAAAAGTAAGAAATTAAGGGTTAATATCAGCTTGCCAATGAAAATTGAACAGAAGCGGGAACAAGAAACCATGTACAAAAACATTGAGGAAGATCGCAAACTGCTGATCCAGGCGGCTATTGTGAGAATAATGAAAATGAGGAAGGTTGTAAAACACCAGCAGTTACTCGGAGAAGTAACGACTCAGTTGTCCTCAGTATTCAAGCCTCAGATCTCAGTGATTAAGAAATGTATTGACATTCTGATTGAGAAAGAGTATTTGGAGCGAGTGggtgatgaaaaggacacctaCAGTTACCTGGCTTAA